One Massilia sp. 9096 genomic window carries:
- the cydP gene encoding cytochrome oxidase putative small subunit CydP, whose protein sequence is MKHAPRGRLAWTLVVTVIVKCVVLYGLWAAFFSHPQARHMRLPDGELERHLFSISTLNNKQVQSCLHSTTS, encoded by the coding sequence ATGAAACATGCTCCTCGCGGGCGGCTGGCATGGACGCTGGTCGTCACCGTCATCGTCAAGTGCGTCGTGCTGTACGGCCTCTGGGCCGCGTTTTTCTCGCATCCGCAAGCGCGCCACATGCGGCTGCCGGACGGCGAACTCGAACGCCATCTATTTTCAATCAGCACGCTCAACAACAAGCAGGTTCAATCATGCCTCCACTCGACGACGTCGTAG
- the fnr gene encoding fumarate/nitrate reduction transcriptional regulator Fnr, whose protein sequence is MRDPIRTEPTMDALNINVLKKSCLACSMHQLCLPMGLDDGDINRLDKLIGNRRRVGANDKLYETGEPLRNLYAVRFGHFKTSQLNAFGGTQITGFQMAGDLLGMDAISTDRHHCDAVALEDSEVCEIPFDGLQELFVQLPTLLRHFHRIMGQEITREQNVMLLLGNMRAEQRFAIFLVNLSARYAARGYSPHSFHLRMSREDIGNYLGLTIESISRLLSRFRKLGLVEIDRREITLLDIARLKALASGAEECKPMA, encoded by the coding sequence ATGCGAGACCCGATCAGGACCGAACCGACCATGGACGCGCTCAACATCAATGTGCTCAAGAAAAGCTGCTTGGCGTGCAGCATGCACCAGCTTTGCCTGCCGATGGGCCTCGACGATGGCGACATCAACCGCCTCGACAAGCTGATCGGCAACCGGCGCCGCGTCGGCGCCAACGACAAGTTGTACGAAACCGGCGAGCCCTTGCGCAACCTGTACGCGGTGCGCTTCGGCCACTTCAAGACCAGCCAGCTGAACGCCTTCGGCGGCACCCAGATCACCGGTTTCCAGATGGCCGGCGACCTGCTCGGCATGGATGCGATCAGCACCGACCGCCATCATTGCGACGCCGTCGCCCTGGAAGACAGCGAAGTCTGCGAGATTCCGTTCGACGGCCTGCAAGAGCTGTTCGTGCAGCTGCCCACGCTGCTGCGCCATTTCCACCGGATCATGGGGCAGGAAATCACGCGCGAGCAAAACGTCATGCTCCTGCTCGGGAACATGCGCGCCGAACAACGCTTCGCGATCTTCCTGGTCAATCTGTCGGCGCGCTACGCGGCGCGCGGCTACTCGCCGCACAGTTTTCATCTGCGCATGTCGCGCGAAGACATCGGCAACTACCTCGGCCTGACCATCGAAAGCATCAGCCGCCTGCTGTCGCGCTTCAGGAAGCTCGGCCTGGTCGAGATCGACCGGCGTGAAATCACCCTGCTCGACATCGCGCGCCTGAAGGCCCTGGCCTCCGGCGCCGAAGAGTGCAAGCCGATGGCGTGA
- the hemN gene encoding oxygen-independent coproporphyrinogen III oxidase — translation MSIHPLHDVAFDADLLARLGTSGPRYTSYPTADRFDAGFDYRDYLHAVADQRNRGVRKPLSVYVHVPFCDTVCYYCACNKIVTRKRDKAATYLGYLKRDIEMQARLFEGMNDVAQLHFGGGTPTYLSDVQMDELMAHLRRCFRFAADAVGEYSIEVDPRTVSPARVHRLRAQGFNRISLGVQDFDADVQRAVNRVQPEAQTRAVIDAARAAGFRSVSIDLIYGLPKQTEATMEATLAKVIAADPDRIAVYHYAHLPHVFKPQRRILDADMPDSEAKLRMLRLCIERLTAAGYVYIGMDHFAKPDDELALTQSRGRLQRNFQGYSTHADANMVACGVSAIGAVGATYSQNAKDLDAYYDAIDRNELPVVRGVRLSMDDVLRRSLIHTLMCQFELSVSAFEQAFPIVFATYFAPELAQLAALQRDGLVTLTPEAISVTPKGRLLIRNVCMVFDRYLAPHGDGARHSRTV, via the coding sequence ATGTCAATCCACCCCTTGCACGACGTAGCCTTCGATGCCGACCTGCTGGCGCGCCTGGGCACGTCCGGTCCGCGCTACACGTCCTACCCGACGGCGGACCGGTTCGACGCGGGTTTCGATTACCGCGACTACCTGCATGCCGTGGCGGACCAGCGTAACCGCGGCGTGCGCAAGCCCTTGTCGGTGTATGTCCACGTGCCGTTCTGCGATACGGTCTGCTACTACTGCGCCTGCAACAAGATCGTCACGCGCAAGCGCGACAAGGCGGCCACCTATCTCGGCTACCTGAAGCGCGACATCGAGATGCAGGCGCGCCTGTTCGAGGGCATGAACGACGTCGCGCAGCTGCATTTCGGCGGCGGCACGCCGACCTACCTGAGCGACGTGCAAATGGACGAGCTGATGGCGCACCTGCGCCGCTGCTTTCGCTTCGCCGCCGATGCGGTGGGCGAGTATTCGATCGAGGTCGATCCGCGCACGGTCTCGCCCGCGCGCGTGCACCGCCTGCGCGCGCAGGGCTTCAACCGCATCAGCCTGGGCGTGCAGGACTTCGACGCCGACGTGCAGCGCGCGGTCAACCGCGTCCAGCCGGAAGCGCAGACGCGCGCCGTCATCGACGCGGCGCGCGCCGCGGGCTTCCGCTCGGTCAGCATCGACCTGATCTACGGTTTGCCGAAGCAGACCGAGGCGACGATGGAAGCGACGCTGGCCAAGGTGATCGCGGCCGATCCGGACCGGATCGCGGTCTATCATTATGCCCATCTGCCGCACGTGTTCAAGCCGCAGCGGCGCATTCTCGATGCCGACATGCCGGACAGCGAGGCCAAGCTGCGCATGCTGCGGCTGTGCATCGAACGGCTGACGGCGGCCGGCTACGTCTACATCGGCATGGACCATTTCGCCAAGCCGGACGACGAGCTCGCGCTGACCCAGAGCCGCGGCCGGCTGCAGCGTAACTTCCAGGGCTATTCGACGCACGCCGATGCGAACATGGTGGCGTGCGGGGTGTCGGCGATCGGCGCGGTGGGGGCGACCTACAGCCAGAACGCCAAGGACCTGGACGCGTATTACGACGCGATCGACCGCAACGAGCTGCCGGTGGTGCGCGGCGTGCGCCTGTCGATGGACGATGTGCTGCGGCGCAGCCTGATCCACACGCTGATGTGCCAGTTCGAGCTGTCGGTATCGGCGTTCGAACAAGCGTTTCCGATCGTCTTTGCCACCTATTTCGCGCCCGAGCTGGCGCAGCTGGCGGCACTCCAACGCGACGGCCTGGTGACGCTGACGCCGGAAGCGATCAGCGTGACGCCCAAGGGACGGCTGCTGATCCGCAACGTGTGCATGGTGTTCGACCGCTACCTCGCGCCGCACGGCGACGGGGCGCGCCACTCGCGTACCGTGTAG
- a CDS encoding OmpW family protein, translated as MNKSMITALGLAAGLLAATAQAEPQSPAGDSPWLLRARAVRIAPANESDPVGGVGASDRLHVSDKWIPEVDVSYYFTPHWAAELILTVPQKHTVTLDGASIGTFKHLPPTLTGQYHFLPGAAVDPYLGAGINYTLLSKVELLDGAARLEHDSVGLALQAGVDVKLDGRWSFNFDVKKLQLRSDVEIGGARASRVKVDPLLLGAGLGYRF; from the coding sequence ATGAACAAGTCGATGATCACCGCGCTCGGCCTTGCCGCCGGTCTGCTTGCCGCCACCGCCCAAGCCGAGCCGCAGTCCCCTGCCGGCGATTCCCCCTGGCTGCTGCGCGCCCGTGCCGTGCGCATCGCCCCGGCCAACGAATCCGACCCGGTCGGCGGCGTCGGCGCCAGCGACCGCCTGCATGTCAGCGACAAGTGGATTCCCGAAGTGGACGTCAGTTATTACTTCACGCCGCACTGGGCTGCCGAACTGATCCTGACGGTTCCGCAAAAGCACACGGTCACGCTGGATGGCGCCAGCATCGGCACCTTCAAGCACCTGCCGCCGACCCTGACCGGGCAATACCATTTCCTGCCGGGCGCGGCGGTAGATCCCTACCTGGGCGCCGGCATCAATTACACCTTGCTGTCCAAGGTCGAGCTGCTCGATGGCGCCGCCAGGCTGGAACACGACAGCGTCGGGCTGGCGCTGCAAGCCGGCGTCGACGTCAAGCTGGACGGGCGCTGGTCCTTCAACTTCGACGTCAAGAAGCTGCAACTGCGCAGCGACGTCGAGATCGGCGGCGCGCGCGCCAGCCGCGTCAAGGTCGATCCGCTGCTGCTTGGCGCGGGCCTGGGCTACCGCTTCTGA
- a CDS encoding sensor histidine kinase KdpD, whose protein sequence is MTTLIPTDRFSFNSHRMLALRDTVLRVWEDHVVARLPRAQGVSRPVLTDTMPVMYERLCAALTPDYFERDGLEVSTLGAEHGVERANLTDYDADTIVAEFQLFRGVLFDVVDAHDIDLTTPERRALHLTIDAAVRESVRAFVVAGNALRERVAAALAHDLRRPVSNVTLGASQILQMGAAPGIAELAERILRNGERMEAMLGELLETLAIRSSDRLQLELEQFDLLALARTVAQRARDYGGADVALSGEPVTGWWNGAALERALEILLTNAQRQGEPGTPIEIKVGTDLGRAILTVRNHGKPIPKEDFEAIFEQFVRTQDAAESATGSWGVGLPYVRTVAQSHGGSAVVFSDAAAGTVFVIDVPVDARPFQGDRA, encoded by the coding sequence GTGACCACGCTGATTCCGACCGACCGCTTTTCCTTCAACTCGCACCGCATGCTGGCGCTGCGCGACACCGTGCTGCGGGTGTGGGAGGACCATGTGGTGGCCCGGCTGCCGCGCGCGCAAGGCGTCAGCCGGCCGGTGCTCACCGACACCATGCCGGTCATGTACGAGCGCCTGTGCGCCGCGCTGACGCCCGATTATTTCGAGCGCGACGGCCTGGAGGTGTCGACCCTCGGCGCCGAGCACGGGGTCGAGCGCGCCAACCTGACCGACTACGACGCCGACACCATCGTCGCCGAGTTCCAGCTGTTCCGCGGCGTGCTGTTCGACGTGGTCGATGCGCACGACATCGACCTCACCACGCCGGAGCGGCGCGCGCTGCACCTGACCATCGACGCCGCCGTGCGCGAAAGCGTGCGCGCCTTCGTCGTCGCCGGCAACGCCCTGCGCGAACGCGTCGCCGCCGCCCTGGCGCACGACCTGCGCCGGCCGGTGTCGAACGTCACGCTGGGCGCCAGCCAGATCCTGCAGATGGGCGCGGCGCCCGGGATCGCCGAACTGGCCGAGCGCATCCTGCGCAACGGCGAGCGCATGGAGGCGATGCTGGGCGAGCTGCTCGAGACCCTGGCGATCCGCTCCAGCGACCGTCTCCAGCTCGAGCTCGAGCAGTTCGACCTGCTGGCGCTGGCGCGCACGGTCGCGCAGCGTGCGCGCGATTACGGCGGCGCCGACGTCGCGCTCAGCGGCGAACCGGTCACCGGCTGGTGGAACGGCGCCGCGCTCGAGCGCGCCCTGGAAATCCTGTTGACCAACGCGCAGCGGCAGGGCGAGCCCGGCACGCCGATCGAGATCAAGGTCGGCACCGACCTCGGGCGCGCCATCCTCACCGTGCGCAACCACGGCAAGCCGATCCCGAAAGAGGATTTCGAAGCCATCTTTGAGCAATTCGTGCGCACGCAGGATGCCGCCGAATCGGCCACCGGCAGCTGGGGCGTGGGCCTGCCCTACGTGCGCACCGTGGCCCAGAGCCATGGCGGCAGCGCGGTCGTGTTCAGCGACGCGGCCGCGGGTACGGTGTTCGTGATCGACGTGCCGGTGGATGCGCGGCCATTCCAGGGCGACCGCGCCTGA
- a CDS encoding MHYT domain-containing protein, protein MLDIFTIPSDPSLLSYGLYTPKLVALSVLVAIFSSWMGLQIAGQAAANRSQRWLVLATGSLALGAGVWAMHFIGMLAFDLCTEVDYDPTITILSNLPSIGAAFVALTLIARERLRGWGLVAGGVLVGAGIGVMHYAGMAGMRMGMELRYDPFMFGLSIVVAVVLATLALYVRFGLSNLRGLTESKRLLLAAIVMGLAISGMHYTGMAAARFVGHPLASAKASGPSTFLALAISLIVVAFTIFVVAANGLLRYRQLFRELSRSEAWMRALLTTTVDGVITVDRDGTILEFNASAERIYGWTRDEIVGQNIRVLIGNEDNSERVGLLRSLETGAITASAASADVTGRRKDGSIVPIRRAVGHARLDKRDLFVCFITDISERRAMEQALAASEQQFRSLIGNIPGISYRSLASGAQQLVFISDAVERVTGYTSADFIGVKPRRNFAALIHAADRMRVSDEIAAALREDRPYLVEYRLLHADGSTRWLWENGTPVRADDGELQWLDGVVLDITERRVMEEALRDAKDKAEQAAAARASFVANMSHEIRTPMNSILGFTDVLLDGELPAEQRRHLDTIRSSGRSLLRLLNEILDTAKLEKGAVELEQNDYNLLSLIDELSSTLAANARAKGLHVDVQYDPALPTCLRGDELRVRQVLTNLLDNAIKFTAKGSVTLRAELKDEQLHFAVSDTGIGIAPERLAAIFEPFTQADASMTRRFGGTGLGTTISKQLVELMDGRIWAESEPGQGTTFHVVLPLVLARFAPQQPRVRTAAALPPLRVLVADDVPQNQELLQLLLARRGHTMTSASDGAAVVELAAREAFDLILMDFQMPTIDGLSATRLIRAQAEAAGRQRVPIIAMTASVLDEHRRASVDAGMDGFASKPVDWFTLSHEIARVLGLGNGQQADADLPAVERHLFNRQAGLRRWSDKEDAYLEALAHFERQHAGLAQLLAQQGASADYRALRMLAHKIRGVAANLGLERLADALVGLEGLVDGDSGRLFTGADAALQDALGELAALLEDSLAAVRAALPGRAPGQGAGQPAAAAPGADLEHAARAGKVLREALRRGALDDAALAGLAVAVTGHPLAARVAQVHAALSDFDFDLALQQLDAVLEAMDDLAQEMTQ, encoded by the coding sequence ATGCTCGACATCTTCACGATTCCTTCCGACCCATCGCTGCTCAGCTATGGGTTGTACACGCCCAAGCTGGTCGCGCTTTCGGTGCTGGTGGCGATTTTCTCGTCCTGGATGGGCTTGCAGATCGCCGGCCAGGCGGCGGCCAACCGCAGCCAGCGCTGGCTGGTGCTGGCCACCGGCAGCCTGGCGCTCGGCGCCGGCGTATGGGCCATGCATTTCATCGGCATGCTGGCGTTCGACCTGTGCACCGAGGTCGACTACGACCCCACCATCACCATCCTGTCGAACCTGCCGAGCATCGGCGCGGCCTTCGTCGCGCTGACGCTGATCGCGCGCGAGCGCCTGCGCGGCTGGGGCCTCGTGGCCGGCGGCGTGCTGGTGGGCGCCGGCATCGGCGTGATGCACTACGCCGGCATGGCCGGCATGCGCATGGGCATGGAGCTGCGCTACGACCCGTTCATGTTCGGGCTGTCGATCGTGGTCGCGGTGGTGCTGGCGACGCTCGCGCTGTACGTGCGCTTCGGCCTGTCCAACCTGCGCGGGCTGACCGAATCGAAGCGCCTGCTGCTGGCGGCGATCGTGATGGGCCTGGCGATCTCGGGCATGCACTACACCGGCATGGCCGCGGCGCGCTTCGTCGGCCACCCGCTGGCCAGCGCCAAGGCGAGCGGTCCCAGCACCTTCCTGGCGCTGGCGATCAGCCTGATCGTGGTCGCCTTCACGATCTTCGTCGTGGCCGCCAACGGCTTGCTGCGCTACCGCCAGCTGTTCCGTGAACTGTCCAGGAGCGAAGCCTGGATGCGCGCCCTGCTCACCACCACGGTGGACGGCGTGATCACGGTCGACCGCGACGGCACCATCCTCGAATTCAACGCCTCGGCCGAGCGCATCTACGGCTGGACCCGCGACGAAATCGTCGGCCAGAACATCCGCGTCCTGATCGGCAACGAAGACAATTCGGAACGGGTCGGCCTGCTGCGTTCGCTGGAGACCGGCGCGATCACCGCCAGCGCGGCCAGCGCCGACGTCACCGGGCGCCGCAAGGACGGCAGCATCGTGCCGATCCGGCGCGCGGTCGGCCATGCGCGCCTGGACAAGCGCGACCTGTTCGTCTGCTTCATCACCGACATCAGCGAGCGCCGCGCGATGGAGCAGGCGCTGGCCGCCAGCGAGCAGCAGTTCCGTTCGCTGATCGGCAACATCCCCGGCATTTCCTACCGCAGCCTGGCCAGCGGCGCGCAGCAGCTGGTGTTCATCAGCGACGCGGTCGAGCGCGTGACCGGCTACACCAGCGCCGACTTCATCGGCGTCAAGCCGCGCCGCAATTTCGCCGCCCTGATCCATGCGGCGGACCGGATGCGCGTATCGGACGAGATCGCGGCCGCGCTGCGCGAAGACCGTCCCTACCTGGTCGAATACCGCCTGCTGCACGCCGACGGCAGCACCCGCTGGCTGTGGGAAAACGGCACGCCGGTGCGCGCCGACGACGGCGAACTGCAATGGCTGGACGGCGTGGTGCTCGACATCACCGAGCGCCGCGTGATGGAAGAGGCGCTGCGCGACGCCAAGGACAAGGCCGAGCAGGCCGCCGCCGCGCGCGCCAGCTTCGTGGCCAACATGAGCCACGAGATCCGCACGCCGATGAATTCGATCCTCGGCTTCACCGACGTGCTGCTGGACGGCGAACTGCCGGCCGAGCAGCGGCGCCACCTGGACACCATCCGCAGCTCCGGCCGTTCGCTGCTGCGCCTGCTCAACGAGATCCTCGACACCGCCAAGCTGGAAAAAGGCGCCGTGGAGCTCGAGCAGAACGACTACAACCTGCTCTCCCTGATCGACGAGCTGTCCTCGACGCTGGCGGCCAATGCGCGCGCCAAGGGCCTGCACGTCGACGTCCAGTACGATCCGGCGCTGCCGACCTGCCTGCGCGGCGACGAGCTGCGTGTGCGCCAGGTGCTGACCAACCTGCTCGACAACGCGATCAAGTTCACCGCCAAGGGCAGCGTCACGCTGCGCGCCGAGCTGAAGGACGAGCAGCTGCACTTCGCCGTCAGCGACACCGGCATCGGCATCGCGCCGGAGCGCCTGGCCGCGATCTTCGAGCCGTTCACGCAGGCCGACGCCTCGATGACGCGGCGCTTCGGCGGCACCGGCCTGGGCACGACCATCAGCAAGCAGCTGGTCGAGCTGATGGACGGGCGCATCTGGGCCGAGAGCGAACCGGGCCAGGGCACCACCTTCCACGTGGTGCTGCCGCTGGTACTGGCGCGCTTCGCGCCGCAGCAGCCGCGCGTGCGCACCGCCGCCGCCCTGCCGCCGCTGCGCGTGCTGGTGGCCGACGACGTCCCGCAGAACCAGGAATTGCTGCAGCTGCTGCTGGCGCGCCGCGGCCACACCATGACCTCGGCCAGCGACGGCGCCGCCGTGGTCGAACTGGCCGCGCGCGAGGCGTTCGACCTGATCCTGATGGACTTCCAGATGCCGACCATCGACGGCCTGTCGGCCACGCGCCTGATCCGCGCACAGGCCGAAGCCGCCGGCCGCCAGCGCGTGCCGATCATCGCCATGACCGCCAGCGTGCTGGACGAGCACCGCCGCGCCAGCGTGGACGCCGGCATGGACGGCTTCGCCAGCAAGCCGGTCGACTGGTTCACGCTGTCGCACGAGATCGCGCGCGTGCTCGGCCTGGGCAACGGCCAGCAGGCGGACGCCGACCTGCCGGCGGTCGAGCGCCACCTGTTCAACCGCCAGGCCGGCCTGCGCCGCTGGAGCGACAAGGAAGACGCCTACCTGGAAGCGCTGGCGCACTTCGAGCGCCAGCACGCCGGCCTGGCCCAGCTGCTGGCGCAGCAAGGCGCCTCGGCCGACTATCGCGCGCTGCGCATGCTGGCCCACAAGATACGCGGCGTGGCCGCCAACCTCGGCCTGGAGCGCCTGGCCGACGCCCTGGTCGGCCTGGAAGGCCTGGTCGACGGCGACAGCGGCCGCCTGTTCACGGGCGCCGACGCGGCGCTCCAGGACGCGCTGGGCGAGCTGGCTGCGCTGCTGGAGGACTCGCTGGCCGCCGTGCGCGCCGCGCTGCCGGGCCGCGCTCCGGGCCAGGGCGCCGGCCAGCCGGCCGCCGCCGCGCCGGGCGCCGACCTGGAGCACGCCGCACGCGCCGGCAAGGTATTGCGCGAAGCGCTGCGCCGCGGCGCGCTGGACGACGCCGCGCTGGCCGGCCTGGCGGTCGCCGTCACCGGCCATCCGCTGGCCGCACGCGTGGCGCAGGTACATGCCGCGCTTTCCGATTTCGATTTCGACCTGGCCTTGCAGCAGCTTGACGCCGTGCTGGAGGCCATGGACGACCTGGCACAGGAGATGACCCAATGA
- a CDS encoding two-component system response regulator produces MTTVTLPLILAVDDEASNLQLLRQILQDHYRLRFAKDGPRALELAREERPNLILLDVMMPGMSGYEVCAALKAHPGTASIPVIFVTALNDTDDELEGFEAGAVDYITKPVSPPIVRARVRNHLSLVRMEELRASRLEIVQRLGLASEYKDNETGLHVIRMSHFARILGLAAGMSEIEADDLLHAAPMHDVGKIGIPDRILQKPGPLDPDEWKIMQSHATIGAEIIGEHHGGMLALARNIALTHHEKWDGSGYPKGLAGADIPLEGRICAIADVFDALTSVRPYKKAWTEEAAIEFLVQQKRKHFDPALVDLFVCQMPAIRAIRQRWAEEAPAEQKAA; encoded by the coding sequence ATGACCACCGTGACCCTGCCGCTGATCCTGGCGGTCGACGACGAGGCCAGCAACCTGCAGTTGCTGCGCCAGATCCTGCAAGACCACTACCGCCTGCGCTTCGCCAAGGACGGCCCGCGCGCGCTCGAGCTGGCGCGCGAGGAGCGCCCCAACCTGATCCTGCTGGACGTGATGATGCCGGGGATGAGCGGCTACGAGGTGTGCGCCGCGCTCAAGGCCCACCCGGGCACCGCGTCGATCCCGGTGATCTTCGTCACCGCGCTGAACGATACCGACGACGAGCTGGAAGGCTTCGAGGCCGGCGCGGTCGACTACATCACCAAGCCGGTCAGCCCGCCGATCGTGCGCGCGCGCGTGCGCAACCACCTGTCGCTGGTGCGCATGGAAGAGCTGCGCGCCTCGCGCCTGGAGATCGTGCAGCGCCTCGGCCTGGCGTCCGAATACAAGGACAACGAGACCGGCCTGCACGTGATCCGCATGAGCCATTTCGCGCGCATCCTGGGCCTGGCGGCCGGCATGTCCGAGATCGAGGCCGACGACTTGCTGCACGCCGCGCCGATGCACGACGTCGGCAAGATCGGCATCCCCGACCGCATCCTGCAAAAACCCGGTCCACTCGATCCGGACGAATGGAAGATCATGCAGAGCCACGCCACGATCGGCGCCGAGATCATCGGCGAGCACCATGGCGGCATGCTGGCGCTGGCGCGCAACATCGCCCTCACCCACCACGAGAAATGGGACGGCAGCGGCTATCCGAAAGGCCTGGCCGGCGCCGACATCCCGCTCGAAGGGCGGATCTGCGCGATCGCCGATGTGTTCGACGCCCTGACCTCGGTGCGGCCGTACAAGAAGGCCTGGACCGAAGAAGCGGCGATCGAGTTCCTGGTGCAGCAGAAGCGCAAGCACTTCGACCCGGCCCTGGTCGACCTGTTCGTCTGCCAGATGCCGGCGATCCGCGCGATCCGCCAGCGCTGGGCCGAAGAGGCCCCGGCCGAGCAGAAAGCGGCTTGA